The DNA region AGAAATGTGAGATCTTGATTGTGATGAAAAACGATTCTGGAGTGTTGTCCAGACTTGCTTGGATGTATTCAAACCATAAATGGTGGAAACAAGCCTTTCTGAAATCGAGGCAAGTATCCAGCCAAGGAGACATACATCCTTTTTCTGCCAAACATCATAGGCAGGGTTCAATGAACCAGTGGAGAGATTTCTAGGAGGGAAAGCTTCACTGCCATCAATGAAACCTATCATATCATGACCACGGAGCAGATTAAGGAACTGCATTTTCCATGCCAGATAATTGTTAGAACCATCAAGTTTGATTGAAATGGTGGTTGTGAGGGGGATGGCAAGTGTTGGAGGAGTAGAAGTGGTGTGAGTTgccattggaaaaataaattgcGGAAGCTAGGGGATCAATGAAGAAAGCGTGAGCTTAATGTGTTTAGGCTGATACCATGTAAATGTATGAACAGAGGATATATTTGAATGAGCTTTTAGCTCTGTTGCTTTTGTCATTCATTAATGTATTATATTTATAGGATACATTGTAACTGTAAGttgataaaatacaaaacaaacttATTCAAAAGAGAATGCACAATCTTAGGAGATGTGATCAAGCTGCTAACAGAATGGATAACAACAGAATGGATATCACTGCACTGCATATCCTCCAAGATACTGCTGCTGCATATCCGGTTGCATATCATTCTGTTGTTGTTCTCCTAAGGACTCGGATGATCTAACAGAATccaattgcaagaaaaaagtttgaaaataataatgaaaaataaaaaagttgctTTACTTAGTGTATTTTCATGAGTAACCCAATTACATGTATACCTGATatattgaagataaaaatattaaaacttttatataatatcttgttaaaaattttaaaattagttgatAAATGAATATACTTCCCATCTTATCAACTAAAATTTAATTCCAATAAATGATTATCTTTTGATGAGACGAGCTTAGCAAGTTGATCTTTAGAATTTTACCTTCGAATAAAAGCATTACAaggaaaataatagtttttttttagatgttaatGATAGGAAAATAATtgctgatgttttttttatataaatcgaAAGGTGATGGCATTGGAGAAATAATTTGAGCTCCtaatcttttctctttttttttttataaatcgaAAGGTGATGGCATTGGAGAGATAATTTGAgcccataactttttttttataacttgaaAGGAAGCGAAACTGAGAAAGTGGAAAATCTGAAATGAGTTTCTGGCTGCTCCAAAATTCCGGAAAATTCAACATTactgaagagttttttttttgttcatatctatttattttccaattctaTGAGCTGCACTGATGCCGTTTTTCCCCTTtgctctttttatatatatggttCGTATCTGGTTGAACTTCTCTTGTATTATACAAATATAACTCTGCAAATATGCATTACTATTGTTGAgccaaaaagtaaaaaatgtaCAATTCACACAAAATTCTCTTTAAAATATACACAGGAATaataaagaaaagtaaaaaaaaaaatctgctcAAACAGTTttgtagtgtcctaattttcaGTCCAATCAGAATACTGGTAGAAGATCTTTGGCAACTTCATCAAGCAATCCATCAAGCACGAACTTCTCCACATCCCGGATAACATCATCCTTTTCAAGAAATGCAAACATCATCTTGTCCCAACCACAGTCCCACATACAATTCACATCTATATCCCAGTTGTACACATCACATTCCAGCATTTTCTGTAGGTAGTCTTCGACAAGTGGAAGACATTCAGGATTACCATTTCTACAGTAGAGTTTTAACATCTCGAGGTCTTTGTACAATAGCTTGATCAAGTTGTCCAAGGATTTTACCTTAATAGAGGTGACTGATATTTTCATGAATGGATGGACACTGAGCTCTTgctttttgccttttcttttcattatttcgTATCCACAATCTAATATGAGCTTGCTTTCTTCGTCGTGGTAGTCTTGACTACCAGCGTGGAGAACGAAGAAAGGTATGTTGAGTTTGAAAAGTGCCTCAGCTGTGTTAAGGAATAGTTGACTCTTTATCAGGATCTGCTTTAGGTGATTTTCGCTCTCATTTAGCGGCTCTGGTGTCTCCAATTTCAATGCTTTTTGGTTCTTCACTTGTGAGGGGTATGTGATATCTTTGCTAGTTTGATGACTTTCTGCAAACATTTCAACAATGAAGAATGATATTAGATTGTGTTGcgtctcttttttttatggtctTGATGATAGAAGTTGGTTTGAGCGCATAGCGATTTATTGGTAGTTTTGATATGGGAAAACTAAGTCTACGTGGTTGATGAACCAGAGGAGGATATGCGGAATGATGTAAATGAGGAGAGCAATACTTTGGGAAGTGAAACTGAAAATGCAAAGTTGTATCTACCATTAAGTGAATTCAAAACAAAGTTGTGAGATTGCAGTTGATCTCTGCCCAATTCTTGACCTTGTTGCTCATTCGTAACTGTTGAGATTGTGTTTTGACACTGcatgaaaccaaaaaaagagcTTTTGTTAGTTCAATAGCAAGCAGCAAGAATTGTCATCTATGATAATGTGGCTTATAGTTTGTGCGAGTGTATAGGATACTCTGTGCATATCGAGTTCTTAGATTGTAGTAACAAATGGGCTTACGCTGTCATTAGGAACTAGGATTTTTGGTCCTTTTAGGATTTGGCTTTCATCATCCACAGGAATATAGGAGTTGGAAGCGTGTTCATCTTTATTATGCAGATCTTCCAACACATTCGGTTGCTGGATGTTTGCCATTGATTTGCTGGATTTAACAATGCGTGCCTCTTCTTCTCTGGACCTGATGGCTATCACTTGTTCGACTGTAGATCCACCAAGTTTGCAGCGCCTTTTCTGCTTACCTTCTTGCAAAGCAGAAGTTTGACGTTTTTGTTGCCTTGCCAAGCTGTTTGGAGTTCCACTCTTTCTTGACGCTAGTTCGTCAATCTTTCGAGGGGTCTCTGCCTTTTGTCCCATGGTATTTCTCACCTTCTGCGTGGCTGGTGAATGAGTTGCCTTTTCTTCCATAGTTGGAGTGCTGCTTTTCTCCTTCATATCATATTTAGGATCTATTGGAGAGGAATCTTGATTCGAGTACCTGGTCATTGAATCTTGCACTTTAACatggttattattataaattcttTCGTAGACAGGATCTTCATGGTGCCTGTTAGTTGGAAACCCTTTGGATGGCATTTCATCAACAGATTCTCTAGAACTTGTACTGCCAGGAGTTGCCTGGTTCATCTGCGAATGTCTTTTTTGGAAATTCAGAATGTCGTTCATGGGGGTGGGAAAATTCTTGGACATTACTTCACTTTTCTTTTGACTTCTATCTTGAATCTTCTGCTTAGCAGTCTGCCACTCCCCCTCTCCTGCATGATACTTTATGTCTCGTTGTTGAAAGTTTCGGAATGTGTGAGCCTGTTGGAATCCAAGGTCATTGGAAGACTTTGGTTGATCATTGGAAAGGTGCCAGTTTTCATCTCTGTTTTCTATTTTAAGCATGCTTGCATTGTGGTCTGTTTGCCCTTCCAATGTAATTGCTGCTTCGGACCCAATTTGTGCATGTGATGCCATCTGCTGCAGCTCATGCTTTCGGATTAGCTTTCTTGTTTCACCTTGTTCTTTCCCTTTCTGCTCCCTCGTCTTAGTATTATcttgttctctctctttatccTGACCATTCTTTCGCTTTCCTGTGCTTTGGTTCATTTGGATGCTGTTGCTTTGGTGCCTTTCCATTTTCACGTTAGCTTTATTTGAGCCTTTCTCTGGTTTTGTCCCATTCACATCCATCATGGGTTGCTTTCCGGCATGCATAGTCATTTCAAAGGTAGCATGGCGATCTGGCAGAGTCTTTTCTGCTTGCAAAGCATGTTTTGGATCCTGAAGCATCTTATTCTGATTGGGCTGCatctgcttttgttttcttacttTGGGTACTGAATTCTCAGCATCTTTTGTCTTGCGTTCACGTGTGGAGCTTCTTTCTGCAGATTTATTTGTAACATTCATTTCAGTTTTCTGCTTGGAACTTGACTCTTTCTTTGTGTGCTTTGAATCTGCATTTTCTGGAAGTTCCTCAAGGCCCATTAGTTTTGCAATTACATTTGGAATTCTCGCCTTCTCTGGATTGGATTTTGATGAACTCGACTGATTCTTCTGTTCAGATAATGCTGCTAAGGTTTTAGAAGTTGAGCCATAGCTAGATGATTTCTTGTGAGAAACTGAATTTGAGGTACTTAAATTGTGCTTGTCATGGTTGAAACTTGCAGCTTCTGACAAATAAGTCAGAGCCATTATCCTCTGCATGAGATCAGCCCTTTCAACTTTCTGGATGTAATGagaatttattgagggcttgTCGAAGGAGAACCTTGGCAGAGCAAGTTGGTTATGCTCAGCTTTTTTGGTAGAGGTGTCATCGTCATCTTCATCCTCATCAAGCAATGTGATACGAGATTTGCTCTGTGGGCAGATCATGTATTCTGAAGCTTTTTGCAGGTTTACAAGCATTCTCAAGGACTCTTCCAAATCCACGGCCTCTTTGAGTAGTTCCTTGCCAATTTCTAATGAATATGATTCAAAGTTAAGGCCATTTGAACAAGCTCTCAGGATCTGATTTAACTTTTGTGCACCTTTTGATATTTCTTTGATGTGGAGATGGGAGAGTGTAGGAAAACGGTTACTTGAAGAGTGATGCCTATTAATACCGCTTCTTTCCATCTTGCTTACATCCACTGGTCTTCTTCCAATTTGATGCAGGAAACCTAGCATTGAACTATTGCCAGACGAATCCATTCTTCTGAGCTTTCCGCCATTCTCAAGGGCAAAAGCCAGTGCCATGGACAGATCTCCTATTTGTTCGGAGTTTCGTCCTCTCCCAAATGGAACAAACTCTGTTGAAACTTCTTCAATGGAGAGTGATATATCACTTCCACTAGTTCTACTGTGCACACTTCCACTTCTAATGCCATTCTGTGGTCATGGAACAGTTCGAGTAAATTGGAAATTTATAATACCTAAAAACTGTGATAAGCTTGAGCCATGATACTTACACTTCTATGGGTCTTCATATCTCTGGATCCTCTGTGCATTTGCTTGGAATAAGCATATACATCTGCACAAGCACACGATGCAGAGAAAACAATGATGATACTTCGTACTATGTAATGAAAATGCAGGAATTTTTGTATGCTAGAAGACTAGATGTCACCATCTAGTATTGAAAATAAAGCGCTTGCCATACATGCCCTAATATTTCCTTCTTCTCACACAGTTCACACTTTAGAAaatgtcactttttttttcctatttattctttttgaaaatataaaatactggAAAATTGGAGTTCGCATATAAATATTTTGCAATAGATGAAttgatttcctttccttttcattttgtgtTCTTTACATATGAGAGGGTGTAGAGctttaatatttggttttcTTTCATCTTACCCTTCGCCACTGTTTTCATCaggtttctgtttctttttagattttttctggAACAGAGCATTATTAGCATATCACAAGAGTTTTTGGTTGGGAAACTGCATCACAAGTAGCATTATTATACTACTGCGAGACTAGGTTACTTGCTCCTTGTTCTATCGTTTTTGAATGAAGGTGAAAGGCAGGCCCTGCTTCTGTCATCAGCGAGGtgtctgaatttatttttttatttttttaacttagccATATCATACTTTCTATTAATCCCTGCTCTTTTGTATTCCAAATTGGCCATCCAAATAATCTTCTTATACATTACTTAAAAAGAGCAGGAAAGGTCATTGGGTAAGAATAATCATTAATTTAGTTTAGAGACCTAGCTATTAATTTTACACTTCTGATGAGAGCTGAACTGATGATAAAAACTTGCGATTCTTCATGTTTAGAG from Populus alba chromosome 14, ASM523922v2, whole genome shotgun sequence includes:
- the LOC118040090 gene encoding uncharacterized protein; this translates as MAKRSDFAQKLLEDLRSRKERMAVSHSSEGSKSAAPDVYAYSKQMHRGSRDMKTHRSNGIRSGSVHSRTSGSDISLSIEEVSTEFVPFGRGRNSEQIGDLSMALAFALENGGKLRRMDSSGNSSMLGFLHQIGRRPVDVSKMERSGINRHHSSSNRFPTLSHLHIKEISKGAQKLNQILRACSNGLNFESYSLEIGKELLKEAVDLEESLRMLVNLQKASEYMICPQSKSRITLLDEDEDDDDTSTKKAEHNQLALPRFSFDKPSINSHYIQKVERADLMQRIMALTYLSEAASFNHDKHNLSTSNSVSHKKSSSYGSTSKTLAALSEQKNQSSSSKSNPEKARIPNVIAKLMGLEELPENADSKHTKKESSSKQKTEMNVTNKSAERSSTRERKTKDAENSVPKVRKQKQMQPNQNKMLQDPKHALQAEKTLPDRHATFEMTMHAGKQPMMDVNGTKPEKGSNKANVKMERHQSNSIQMNQSTGKRKNGQDKEREQDNTKTREQKGKEQGETRKLIRKHELQQMASHAQIGSEAAITLEGQTDHNASMLKIENRDENWHLSNDQPKSSNDLGFQQAHTFRNFQQRDIKYHAGEGEWQTAKQKIQDRSQKKSEVMSKNFPTPMNDILNFQKRHSQMNQATPGSTSSRESVDEMPSKGFPTNRHHEDPVYERIYNNNHVKVQDSMTRYSNQDSSPIDPKYDMKEKSSTPTMEEKATHSPATQKVRNTMGQKAETPRKIDELASRKSGTPNSLARQQKRQTSALQEGKQKRRCKLGGSTVEQVIAIRSREEEARIVKSSKSMANIQQPNVLEDLHNKDEHASNSYIPVDDESQILKGPKILVPNDSCQNTISTVTNEQQGQELGRDQLQSHNFVLNSLNESHQTSKDITYPSQVKNQKALKLETPEPLNESENHLKQILIKSQLFLNTAEALFKLNIPFFVLHAGSQDYHDEESKLILDCGYEIMKRKGKKQELSVHPFMKISVTSIKVKSLDNLIKLLYKDLEMLKLYCRNGNPECLPLVEDYLQKMLECDVYNWDIDVNCMWDCGWDKMMFAFLEKDDVIRDVEKFVLDGLLDEVAKDLLPVF